From the genome of Cryptococcus depauperatus CBS 7841 chromosome 1, complete sequence, one region includes:
- a CDS encoding kynurenine 3-monooxygenase, whose protein sequence is MNQERTRKALVVGAGPVGALTALSMHRRGWNVEVWDSRDDPRDKNAAPSNLRSINLAISSRGLEALRSVDPTFVDDFLQEAVPMKGRMIHHTDGKQESQIYDPIRGQCINSISRSILNQKLVQSLPPEIVLKFNTKLDWVDFKTRHAFCSQQQAANVIPGQEENGKTSDSRKLEQGGTAFDLIIGCDGSWSKVRTAMMRADRIDFSQSFISHAYIELHMPADLTCPGGYAMDKNHLHIWPRHSFMLIGLPNKDGSFTLTLFLPFSSLEKIQTRQQALAFFKEHFPSALGIVGEKVLLDDFEKNPRGNLVTINCTPSAWSSHALLLGDSSHSMVPFYGQGLNCGFEDIRVLNSILESHQISSRTTLALGETDPELEKAFQEYSEQRAEDLEAICELARQNYIEMCSKVLSPLHHLRRRVDRILATIFPSPAQPLLSLAESFPTTKIRGWTSLYEMVTFRPDVRYSEALRKENRQKNIMAWAGYVGSLVGFGVFGVATLTLARKWFERR, encoded by the exons ATGAACCAGGAGCGAACAAGAAAAGCGCTGGTTGTGGGTGCTGGCCCCGTAGGTGCCCTCACAGCTCTTAGTATGCATCGTCGTGGGTGGAACGTCGAAGTATGGGATTCTCGAGATG ATCCAAGAGACAAGAACGCAGCCCCGAGCAACCTTCGATCTATCAATCTCGCTATTTCTTCTCGTGGTCTCGAAGCGCTACGAAGCGTAGATCCTACGTTTGTGGATGACTTTTTGCAAGAGGCAGTTCCTATGAAGGGGAGAATGATTCATCACACAGATGGAAAACAAGAGAGCCAGATATATGACCCCATCCGTGGCCAG TGTATTAATTCAATTAGCAGGTCAATTCTTAACCAGAAACTTGTACAAAGCCTTCCACCAGAGATTGTCCTCAAATTCAACACTAAACTCGACTGGGTAGATTTTAAGACTCGACATGCTTTTTGTAGTCAGCAACAAGCAGCGAACGTTATTCCAGGGCAAGAGGAGAATGGTAAGACAAGCGATAGTAGGAAACTTGAGCAAGGTGGGACAGCCTTTGACTTGATAATTGGATGCGATGGAAGCTGGTCAAAGGTGCGCACGGCAATGATGCGGGCTGATAG AATAGATTTTTCACAATCATTTATTTCCCATGCCTATATTGAGCTTCACATGCCTGCAGACCTCACATGTCCGGGAGGGTATGCTATGGATAAAAACCATTTGCATATTTGGCCCCGCCATTCATTCATGCTCATTGGACTCCCCAACAAG GATGGCTCTTTCACATTGACACTTTTCCTACCATTTTCATCACttgaaaagattcaaaCACGTCAACAAGCATTAGCATTTTTCAAAGAGCACTTTCCCTCTGCTTTAGGAATTGTTGGAGAGAAAGTTTTGCTAGACGATTTCGAGAAGAACCCACGAGGTAACTTGGTGACTATCAAT TGTACACCGTCTGCATGGTCGTCCcatgctcttcttcttggtgATTCGTCTCATAGTATGGTCCC CTTCTATGGACAGGGTCTCAATTGTggttttgaagacattCGGGTCCTTAATTCCATACTAGAAAGCCATCAGATTTCTTCCAGGACTACTCTTGCATTGGGCGAGACTGATCCAGAATTGGAAAAGGCTTTCCAGGAGTACTCAGAGCAGAGAGCTGAGGATTTGGAGGCTATTTGCGAATTAGCTCGGCAAAATTATATCGAGATGTGTTCAAAAGTCCTCTCTCcccttcatcatctccgTCGTCGAGTTGATAGAATTTTGGCAACTATTTTTCCCTCCCCTGctcaacctcttctctccttggCTGAATCTTTTCCCACTACAAAAATCAGAGGATGGACGAGCTTGTATGAGATGGTGACATTCCGTCCCGATGTGAGATATAGCGAAGCTTTGAGAAAGGAGAACAGGCAAAAGAATATAATGGCATGGGCTGGATATGTTGGGAGTTTAGTGGGCTTTGGGGTATTTGGAGTCGCGACGTTGACTTTGGCTAGGAAGTGGTTTGAGAGAAGATAA
- a CDS encoding dihydroorotate dehydrogenase (fumarate): MPQFRPRILLTTTKRSWKTINLARSASTTVTSSARPRRHYFSTALLLGGGVLFAAYYYDSRSLLHEYVVMPVIRLTANPEEGHKLAVRLLGLPKWARPRDIGYDGEELQSELFGFKLKNPIGIAAGFDKDADAIDGLFDLGFGYVEVGSVTPEPQPGNARPRFFRLEEDDAAINRYGFNSLGHGHVLARLRARILKFSLEHPSLFPSPLSSNPLPPPNLPRSLRPGQLLAVNLGKNKMSAADSNEDYVRGVRTIGPYADVVVINVSSPNTPGLRALQGKEQLQKLLTEVVEERNKIVQSGLPKIAVKITCDLTEDELADVASAVRSSGVEGVIVSNTTIRRKELKLRSAYQDEMGGLSGKPLFPYALQALHDLRPLLPPSIPIIGCGGVSTGSDALAMAHAGATVIQVYTSFGYRGVGTPRLIKDEISESLKGAKWIDQIGQDWTGQGQTMGWDEARVKQESDALKDEAKGLGDLLRRLTEKEEIANLVAQAEKALGKVSGMSLSENEKDAAKDAVGDVLPTHVVESLSQHVQSPHHTLENALDEELRVSEAALSIGEALATKPEQGVDLAPIVVLDERKSVEQGDEKDNEWRQSVKDGPKRLV; encoded by the exons ATGCCTCAATTTCGCCCAAGGATCCTACTGACAACTACAAAACGGTCATGGAAGACTATAAATCTTGCTCGCTCTGCATCAACTACTGTAACCTCAAGCGCACGACCACGGAGACATTACTTTTCTacagctcttcttcttggtgGTGGCGTCTTGTTTGCAGCATACTACTATGATTCGCGATCGCTTTTGCATGAGTATGTAGTAATGCCTGTCATTAGATTGACAGCGAACCCAGAAGAGGGGCACAAGCTTGCTGTACGGTTGCTTGGGCTTCCCAAGTGGGCCAGGCCAAGGGATATTGGTTATGATGGCGAAGAGCTCCAATCTGAA TTATTTGGCTTCAAGTTAAAAAATCCAATCGGTATTGCTGCTGGATTTGACAAGGATGCCGATGCGATTGACGGTCTGTTTGATCTTGGGTTTGGCTATGTTGAAGTAGGAAGCGTAACACCCGAGCCCCAG CCGGGTAACGCAAGACCTCGATTTTTCCGTCtagaggaagatgatgccGCCATAAATCGCTATGGCTTCAACTCTCTTGGTCATGGCCACGTCCTCGCCCGTTTGCGCGCCCGGATCTTAAAATTTTCCCTAGAgcatccttctctcttcccttCACCTCTTTCCTCAAATCCTCTACCTCCTCCTAATTTACCACGATCTTTGAGACCGGGGCAATTGTTGGCAGTCAATCTTGggaaaaacaaaatgagTGCTGCAGACTCAAACGAAGATTATGTCCGTGGTGTTCGCACCATTGGACCTTATGCGGATGTGGTTGTCATTAATGTCTCGTCTCCAAATACTCCCGGTCTTCGTGCTCTCcaaggaaaagagcaaCTTCAAAAGCTCCTGACAGAAGTagtggaagagagaaacaagatTGTTCAAAGTGGTTTACCAAAAATTGCTGTCAAGATCACCTGTGACTTGACTGAAGATGAACTAGCTGATGTGGCAAGTGCTGTTAGGAGTAGTGGTGTTGAAGGTGTCATTGTTAGTAACACCACCATTCGTCGTAAGGAGCTTAAACTTCGATCAG CATATCAAGACGAAATGGGCGGTTTGTCTGGAAAACCCCTCTTCCCTTACGCTCTCCAAGCTCTCCACGACCTCCGTCCCCTCTTGCCTCCATCCATTCCAATCATTGGGTGTGGTGGTGTGTCTACTGGCTCTGACGCGCTCGCCATGGCTCACGCGGGTGCCACTGTTATACAAGTTTATACCTCTTTTGGCTACCGCGGTGTTGGTACACCTCGATTgatcaaagatgagatttcTGAAAGTTTGAAGGGCGCGAAGTGGATTGACCAAATTGGCCAAGATTGGACAGGCCAGGGCCAGACAATGGGCTGGGATGAGGCAAGGGTGAAGCAGGAGAGTGAtgctctcaaagatgaggcAAAAGGCCTTGGGGACCTCCTTCGTCGGTTGacagagaaggaagagattgcgAACCTTGTTGCACAAGCAGAGAAGGCTTTGGGCAAGGTGTCTGGAATGTCACTTtcagagaatgagaaagacGCTGCAAAGGATGCAGTTGGTGATGTTCTGCCGACACATGTTGTAGAGAGCCTCTCTCAACATGTACAATCTCCTCATCATACACTGGAGAACGCACTGGACGAAGAGCTGAGAGTATCAGAGGCAGCATTATCTATAGGCGAGGCACTTGCAACGAAGCCCGAACAAGGAGTGGACCTGGCACCCATCGTGGTTCTAGATGAAAGAAAGTCTGTCGAGCAAGGGGACGAGAAGGATAATGAATGGAGGCAGTCTGTCAAGGATGGACCGAAGAGGCTAGTTTAA
- a CDS encoding dihydroxyacetone kinase, which yields MAPAHKHLLNTPQTLVVDSLKGLVTFNPNVKLDESQRVVYAPPSTSKVAILSGGGSGHEPAHAAFVGDGLLSAAICGNIFASPNVAQIRRGLELVTREKGALIVVMNYTGDALHFGLAAEQHKSAGKAGDVKVLLVQDDVAVGRKQGSIVGRRGLAGTILVYKVAAALSEKGADLDAVEDVAKYVASRLGTLGVGLEHCHVPGTRAGESHLSATQIELGMGIHNEAGSSKLDLTTVSDLVSNMLSRIVDTTDKDKSFVPFKNDGTDEVVLLVNDLGAVSELEMGGITNEAVKWLQSKKIKVRRVFSGTYMTSLNMPGFSLTLLLLPSASEKSLYSSLQILEYIDSPASAPGWKWHAAKEPGILGDKVEEVHVPTKNDNVSLPPVDSETFLAAITRSCKSLIAAEPELTEQDRIAGDGDAGLTLEAGAKGVLRAIHEGRLKGENVIEDVRVIAEVVEDDMGGTSGALYSIFFAGLGKALRDSATSGAKNATPDIWSRASAEALATLYKYTRARPPSRTLVDPLEAFIESLPLKGLASAADDALAAADKTKELIAKAGRGAYVNQEDLKERQVPDPGAWGIWRIVDGLRGFEA from the exons ATGGCCCCCGCTC ACAAACACTTGCTCAACACGCCTCAAACACTGGTGGTCGACTCTCTCAAGGGATTAGTGACCTTTAACCCCAATGTCAAGTTGGATGAGTCACAGCGAG TCGTCTATGCCCCTCCCTCAACTTCCAAGGTTGCCATCTTGTCGGGTGGTGGATCAGGCCACGAACCTGCTCACGCAGCGTTTGTGGGCGATGGTCTCTTGTCTGCGGCCATTTGTGGCAACATATTCGCGTCTCCAAACGTTGCCCAGATTAGACGTGGCCTCGAACTCGTCACCCGGGAAAAGGGTGCGCTGATTGTGGTGATGAACTACACCGGAGATGCCCTACACTTTGGTCTTGCTGCTGAGCAGCACAAGAGTGCTGGCAAGGCTGGGGATGTGAAAGTCCTCCTTGTTCAAGATGATGTAGCGGTTGGTCGAAAACAGGGAAGTATTGTGGGTAGACG AGGTCTTGCCGGTACCATCTTGGTGTACAAGGTGGCTGCTGCCTTGTCGGAAAAGGGTGCCGATCTCGATGCGGTTGAAGATGTAGCCAAGTATGTGGCATCTAGACTTGGGACTCTTGGTGTCGGCCTTGAACACTGTCAT GTCCCTGGAACCCGAGCCGGCGAATCCCATCTCTCTGCAACGCAGATTGAGCTT GGTATGGGCATTCACAATGAGGCAGGCTCTTCTAAGCTTGACTTGACTACCGTCTCCGATCTCGTCTCCAACATGCTCTCCAGGATTGTCGACACTACCGACAAGGACAAATCTTTTGTTCCGTTCAAGAACGACGGTACAGACGAGGTCGTTCTATTGGTGAATGACTTGGGTGCTGTCAGCGAGCTGGAGATGGGTGGTATTACCAACGAAG CTGTGAAATGGTTGCAATCCAAGAAGATCAAGGTCCGCCGAGTGTTCTCTGGTACATATATGACCTCTCTCAATATGCCCGGATTTTCCCTTactctcctcctccttcccTCTGCCTCAGAAAAGTCCCTCTACTCTTCTCTGCAGATCCTCGAATACATTGACAGTCCCGCTAGTGCTCCCGGATGGAAGTGGCACGCTGCCAAGGAACCTGGGATTTTAGGTGACAAGGTTGAAGAAGTCCACGTCCCTACCAAAAATGACAATGTCTCTTTACCGC CCGTCGACTCTGAAACTTTCCTTGCTGCCATTACTCGCTCTTGTAAATCTCTCATTGCGGCCGAGCCAGAACTTACTGAGCAAGACCGTATTGCTGGAGATGGTGATGCCGGTCTTACTCTTGAAGCAGGTGCCAAGGGTGTGTTGCGAGCTATTCATGAAGGACGTTTGAAGGGCGAGAATGTCATTGAGGATGTGAGAGTGATTGCTGAAGTGGTTGAAGATGACATGGGAGGTACCTCTGGAGCCCTCTATTC AATTTTCTTTGCTGGTTTGGGTAAAGCATTGAGAGATTCTGCAACCTCTGGCGCAAAGAATGCTACTCCTGATATTTGGAGCAGGGCTTCCGCTGAGGCACTTGCGACTTTGTATAAAT ACACGCGGGCCCGCCCTCCTTCCCGAACACTTGTTGACCCTCTTGAGGCATTCAttgaatctcttcctttaAAAGGACTGGCATCTGCCGCTGATGATGCTCTTGCTGCCGCCGATAAGACTAAGGAGCTGATAGCTAAGGCTGGTCGAGGCGCATATGTAAATCAAGAAGACTTGAAAGAGAGACAAGTTCCTGACCCCGGAGCTTGGGGTATTTGGAGAATTGTCGATGGCCTGAGAGGATTTGAGGCTTAG
- a CDS encoding thioredoxin, producing the protein MHQAGSRDKAVHEESRVGQATSLRRFDGGEKGDFGVRSIGWIVKTDLGWTKILQWSLWKRQHWLLTMSPRVARNRRLAIGTMWVCVSAMGYGESKDLTILPLLTAFLHPSRMEFGLDFMLDGQDFEKKRMVPQIYYSAIIVYSLILSLFAATSDNMVKAIESYDEWKSLIDGSDVVVVDYWATWCGPCKVISPVFAKLEEQFSQLKFVKVDVDAQEKIAKEANVKAMPTFVAYKGGEVIDTVVGAVPKKLEDLLQKVSASS; encoded by the exons ATGCATCAAGCAGGCTCAAGGGACAAGGCTGTCCATGAGGAATCCAGAGTTGGACAAGCCACAAGCTTACGTCGTTTTGATGGAG GAGAGAAGGGAGATTTTGGCGTGCGGAGCATTGGATGGATAGTCAAGACCGACTTGG GTTGGACCAAGATTTTACAATGGAGTTTGTGGAAGCGACAGCACTGGCTGCTTACCATGTCTCCGCGTGTTGCTCGCAACAGGCGTCTGGCAATAGGAACCATGTGGGTCTGCGTATCGGCAATGGGATATGGCGAGTCCAAAGACCTAACAATCCTTCCGCTCTTGACGGCATTCTTACATCCATCTCGCATGGAGTTTGGGTTGGATTTTATGCTTGATGGTCAAgattttgagaagaagagaatg GTGCCACA gATCTATTATTCAGCAATCATTGTTTATTCACTTATTCTCTCACTTT TCGCTGCAACATCAGACAACATGGTCAAGGCTATCGAATCTTATGACGAGTGGAAATCTCTC ATTGACGGCTCAGATGTCGTCGTTGTCGACTACTGGGCGACATGGTGTGGTCCATGCAAAGTAATTTCGCCTGTTTTTGCCAAACTTGAAGAACAGTTTTCTCAGCTCAAGTTTGTTAAAGTGGATGTCGATGCGCAAGAG AAAATTGCCAAGGAAGCCAATGTCAAGGCTATGCCTACTTTTGTCGCCTACAAAGGTGGAGAAGTCATTGATACCGTTGTCGGAGCCGTTCCTAAAAAGTTGGAA GATTTACTTCAGAAAGTCTCAGCTTCGTCTTAA